One region of Malus x domestica mitochondrion, complete genome genomic DNA includes:
- the nad9 gene encoding NADH dehydrogenase subunit 9: MDNQFIFKYSWETLPKKWVKKMERSEHGNRSDTNTDYPFQLLCFLKLHTYTRVQVSIDICGVDYPSRKRRFEVVYNLLSTRYNSRIRVQTSADEVTRISPVVSLFPSAGRWEREVWDMFGVSSINHPDLRRISTDYGFEGHPLRKDLPLSGYVEVRYDDPEKRVVSEPIEMTQEFRYFDFASPWEQRSDG, encoded by the coding sequence ATGGATAACCAATTCATTTTTAAATATAGTTGGGAGACTTTACCCAAGAAATGGGTAAAAAAAATGGAAAGATCAGAACATGGGAATAGGTCTGATACCAATACGGACTACCCATTTCAATTGTTGTGCTTTCTTAAATTGCATACCTATACAAGGGTTCAAGTTTCGATCGATATTTGCGGAGTTGATTATCCTTCTCGAAAACGAAGATTTGAAGTGGTCTATAATTTACTGAGTACTCGGTATAATTCACGCATTCGTGTACAAACCAGTGCAGACGAAGTAACACGAATATCTCCGGTAGTCAGTCTATTTCCATCAGCCGGCCGGTGGGAGCGAGAGGTTTGGGATATGTTTGGTGTTTCTTCCATCAATCATCCGGATCTACGCCGTATATCAACAGATTATGGTTTCGAGGGTCATCCATTACGAAAAGATCTTCCTCTGAGTGGATATGTGGAAGTACGCTATGATGATCCAGAGAAACGTGTGGTTTCTGAACCCATTGAGATGACCCAAGAATTTCGCTATTTCGATTTTGCTAGTCCTTGGGAACAGCGTAGCGACGGATAA